A segment of the Arachis hypogaea cultivar Tifrunner chromosome 5, arahy.Tifrunner.gnm2.J5K5, whole genome shotgun sequence genome:
TAGCTGTGTGCCTTATTACACGAACATCCTTGCTGCATCTCATTCTcttatcatattatttttaacttgCTGTATATTATACACACCAGTATATATTGTCTGACTTGCTATCACATATATACATCGAGACAAACAATGTTCTGACATACCCATTATAATTTACGTGTGGTCATTTCAAGTTCAAAAATCTGAGTCTTTATCATATATTACGTGAGTCTTTATCATATtataatatatgatatatatgatatatgatatgatatgatatgatatatgaTATGATAATATATGATGTTATATGATGATAAaatctatatatttattttttccttttttaaataTCCGGTATACTTTATATAATGGATATAATAAAGTGGAATTAGAATTAGATTAGAtactatattatataatattataggtAATAGGAAAtttattacatatattatatgaTTACGATTATATGGTATGATATGatagtcataataataataataatataataataataaaaacattaGGCTTCTGAAGAGTTAGTAGGTAATTAGGCTTTTCAAGCTTCTAATTAAAAGTTCCATTTATGCCGGTGTGTGCAATGAGAATTaagtaaaaagaataataaaaataacaagtTATCAGTGCTTTAAGATACAGcgtcattaattaataatattagttACTATTCATTTACATAAAGCATGGCCATGTAACTTTTCATTGTAGCATCAGCATCGGTACAATTCATCATGATATATATAGCATCGAACCATATCTCAAAAGAAGCAATAAGTAGCTACATATACAACATAATAGAGATCAGAGATCACTTCTAAAATATGACTCGAGAGGGCTTTGTTTCTGGATTAAGGGCCTTTCAATAAGGTTTTCTTCTTCGGTCTTCCTTCTTCAGGTAATTATTAACATTGATGACAACATAACTTTTTTTTTCGGGCATTTCTTATATTCTTTTGAGTAAATTTATATTCATtggttttttttaattcataaactCGTCTTTTATTGTGGTGACAACCAATCAATTATGCAAATTTAATTTGTTGACCATGCCATATGTTGAGTTTCAGGCAAGATGGATAGCCTTAACTCTTACTATCAAGGAAGATACTTTTATATGGAGGTCAACCCCGATTTAGTATGTAGCTAACTCACTGAATATACAAAATATTCATTTTATGTATCAACCTTAATTTGATTAGCGTTATATTATATCATACATTTAATGCTTGATACCTTCTATTTTGAAGGAGATGGGTGAAATTCCTTCGACATTCTATAGGAGATTTAAAGATGCACTACCAAAGTTGATGACATTTTATGATTCTGTTGGCAACGAAGTTGATGTGGTCATTGAGAAGTGCCATCGAACTGCTATAATTATTATCGGCTACAATAACCTTGCTGCGATTTATGGCCTCAAAGATGGAGGTTGGTTGAGTGTCTGTTACGTTGGCCGAGACAGATTTCTCATTGTTGAAGTCAAGGACCACAACATGCGGACCAAAGAGCTGTGCTACCCACCGTTAAAGCTGGGTGTGGACATCAAACCATCAATACCTCTTCCAGGAATCATAGAACTATCTGAAGATGAGTCTAATGCAACCCCACCGCTTGAAACTACTGAACCTGTCCAAGTTTCACAAATAGTGTATCAACAACCTGATGAAGCTGTGAATAATTCCAACTGGGATGATGCCACTGACGAACTCCAACATCTCCCAGAATCTGTGTTCAATCTGTTGACCTGCATTGACCCTCCCACATTTTATGGTCTTGAACCTTACTTTAATCAGCTGGAACCCAGTGTCAATAATGAGGATCAACACGACCAACTGGATCCAATAATTTCACTTTCTCCATTCCGGGCGTCTCTTTTTTTAGATGTCCcacagacaaaaaaaaaaaaaaaactctgttGTGGCCGAGGAAACAGGTGATAATTGTAACATTAGTACTGAGGTTGTTTCAACTGAGAATGCAGGGTTTCCAAATGGTCAGAGCCCTCCACCCCCGAGTCCTAACATTGGGCTTTCCCCACCGCATTCTCCAATCATGCAAGACTTTTATTCGGTTGTGAGGGTGATATCTGAGTACCAGTCAAAACACTATTCTATGGTATGTCTCTGCAATTCATAAATATTATCATTCTTCATATTGAATGAAGTTAATTTCCTTGCATCTAAGTATCTAATAGCCCACCATTTTATGCCACTTTCATTTGGTAGCTACTTCCGTCTGCTTTCTCTTCGCTTGCGTTTCCTTCGAGGCCTGATTTCGTTCGCGTTAGAGAGTTACACAAGCCACCCATCATCATGAAGCTTCGATGGAGGAGCCTCAGGTCATCAGAAGCCTTTCTTACCAGGGGTTGGAGAAAATTTTTAGTCGACCATGGCCTAAAATGTGGAAGTGTAGTTCGTTTCTGCGTCCCTATTAATGATGAAACTACTATAATTGTTTCTATATTAcgtatctaagatgtttatttggTAATGGTTTTTATTTTAGCAATGCCTCTAGAGTATGATGCAGTATTGGAGTGTCTCAACCATGTGTAATATGGTATTAATGTCATTAGTTGTACTAAGTTCCATCTATCTGTAACTTAAATGAATTAGAATGTTTCTGGTTCGACTTATCATTAGTTTATGTTTGAAGCCAATTGAGACACGGGCCGATCTACaacaattattatattaatatattataatcgAGAACTGGACTGGGCCGCTTTGAAAGCAACGCCATCGTTTTATGTTTGTATAAGAAAAAACCAAAAAGCAATCACATTCGTTAGTCCCATGTTCCCCTAGCCCCTTTCTCTTTTTCCCTTCCGAATGGAATCAAAGCCCTAGATAGCCTTCATGACCACCACCGCCGTTTTGGTGCCCATCGTATGTGCGTTTAACCCCATTCAGTTTTATGCTTTCCCCGTATTTCTCCGTTACACAGGTGCTCAATTTTCCTTGGTTTTTTTATACTCTGTTCACAAATTCTTCAATGAGTATCGCATGTTTTGTGTTCTTATTGAATTTTCTTttggttattatttattaattgatGGTAGGCAAATTTGGATTGTGAATGCTCTGCTATATTTTCTGTACTATTTTTGTCATtgttgatttattattattattattattattattattattattattattattattattattatggaagTAGTGATGCGGTTCGATCACCGCCAACACTGCTATTATGTTATGtagattaaattattaaattattaatttattatattcatGTACATGTAAATGTACATAGATGTAGAGGTATGTAGctactattactatattattaacgGATAACTActaaagataataataattaatatttcaattattatattatatattatatattatagatttaattattttgttggtctatataattttgtaaaattttttattaggtctttatacttttttctttttaattatatttttataccaattttttttccaTCTAAGTCTGTCTTGGTAGTCATTGGCTTAAATTTATAGTGATTCAACTTAAAATAAATTGGTGagggacataaataaaaaaaattgttgacacccaattaaaaaaaattggtacaaagactcaattaaaagaaaacaaaagtacAGAAAGCTAACATAAAAATTTTCCGAAATTGTAaagaccaatagaataattaaacctatattaTATTATACGATATTACTATGTGTATAATTACAATATAAATACTTGACTGTAACTACTGATATTGTATAGATTTAGATTAGCTTAGCGCAATTATATATAATGTacaatattacaaaaaaaaatacagttataataataattaaaattctaaTAATTATGTCTATAATTACAAATGAGTTAATTTACTGCAACAACAGAGATTATGTAGCTTTAGATATTAGATATAGATATAGATTTAGATTTACATTAGATTAGTTATATATACTGTAtatacaatatatacaatataCATGCTATGTATTTAgtatatttgtttatttgtttatttgtttatagAAATGATGATCAGCTATATATCTTACTGCAACTATTGATTTTatgttcataattttttaaattaatagttaCTAACACTTTTTATAATTACCTCAACTCTGAACCATGTCATGTCTCCAATATGTTTTGGGCTATCAGATTGGTGTTCTGAAAATGTAATTGAGGAGATTGTACTGTTGTTCATGGCCTCATGTACTGTGGTGAATGTAGTTACTTTCTACAAGATTGCTACTTTGCGTGTACATGGCCAATGACCATGTCACTAGCATGTATAACATCAGGCACCTCCCACCACCACCATGGGCTACGTGTTACTATAAATTCATCACCCATATGAATACTCCAGCATCGCTCCAGTGAGACTTCAAGTAAAAACTCTTTACAGCTCCACATATATTGGTTACAAATGGCAAGCACGTACAACAACCTCAAGGATATTGAGGCATCTTCAGACCACTTAGTATTGAGGATTAAAGTGAGAGTCGTGAAAATATGGTCATTGTCTCCTGCTGAGCAAAAATACGTGAAGCCAACTTTAGAGTTGGTGGTCATGGATCACGTGGTGAGCTAACAACTACAACCTAGCACTTGATTTAACAAACTTTACTGATCACTTTGTTAGGCATATCATTTTTTTTCATGTACGAGTTTGATACCAATTTAATACCAAGCTTTGTTTTCAGGGCGATCGAATCCAGTGCACTATTAGGAATGCTCAGAGGAGGCTCTTTGAAGATGAGTTATCGGAGGGAAAAATCTATATCGTTTGTAACTTCTCAACTTCCTTGAATGACCAGAAATACAAGGCCACTAACCATGCATGTAGGATATACTTCAAGAGGGATACTCAACTTCAGATGGTCCATGATCCATCCTTTCCGGAGAATGTGTTTCGTTTTGTTCCTAACGATCTAATACTGAACCACACAAATGCTCAGTCGCATCTTATAGGTATGACGAAAATCATTCCCAGCCTTCCAATTAGCttaatcaaacataaaacatatATTCATTAATGTCTATTAATTAGTGATTAGCCGTTATATATTATTCTGTTTCAGATGTTATTGGTCTACTTACTGGCAAGGGTGACATAATTGAATTTACTAAGAATGGCAAGAAGTGCAGCTACATTGTTCTCGAGCTTGATGACATGCAGTTAGTGTTATATATTTTCTTAGTAAAATTGTTACTCACATCATTACCCACGCACTAAGTGCATCTCACGTGAGAGTTGTTTTATTCATGTGTGTTTTACGTTTCTTCCCGTCGGACTTTTATAACAGGGGAAAAGGCAAGATTAGGTGTACACTTTGGGAGGATTTTGCAACTATGTTGGTCAAGCACATTGAAGAGCAGCCAACATCAGAGTACATCATCATTGTACAGTTCGCTAAGTTCAACCTCTTTAAAGGTTTGCAATTATATGGCTCTTATTAATGTACCACATTTGCACTTCATGTAATTGCTTTCGAAACTAGACAATGAGCATGCTTTGATTCCGTCATTGTGTAGTTATTTCTATATACCTTAATTGACACAGGTGCAATGGGCATATCAAATACCAATCATAATTCAATTCTCTACATCAATGCGGACTTCCAAGAGGTTAAGGATTTTCGCAAGAGGTAATAAATCTAACCGTGTCGTCTGTATCAAATTGACACTCATACACTAGAACAGATTAATAAAATTCATGTACAATGTCAAAAATTTAAGCGTCGTCCTGGCGGGGGTTCCACGTGCAAACCAACTATCCCAAATTGCTGTGGAGCCAGCGTACTCTATGGAGGATGATCTCATCAATGTCTCCATTTACAAACCCATTTCTGAACTCAAGGCATCCATTGAGGTCTGTGATCAAGTTTTATTGACTAAGCAACGTAATCTCTTTGCTTCAAATTATAATCTACTATTTGCTTCTTCAATttgttaaaactaaaatttattataacGAGAAGTATATCTAAAATGGATGAGGTCTCcacttatttaaaataaaatattaattcacAAACTTTCATAATAAAgacttcattaattaattattttgtcattACTGTTTCGACTCAAAATAATATCTACCTGCATCGTATAATTTCATGATTTAAGTTTATGTGATAAGAGTAAAAGTTTCACTGAAAAACTCGCCTGAGAAAGAAGAACTAAACCACAATGCCGTAACAAATTTCTCCTGATAAACTACTACGCTATTTATTTTGCGAATCCAACTATGCGATGAGTTTGAATGTTGTTTATTCTTAAGAATGGTAGCTTCGTGACAATTGGAACTGTAATTGCAATTGACCCCAAGAACGGTTGGTGGTATAAAAGTTGTAAACATTGCTTTCATTCACTAAAGGAGGCTGAGGATTCCTACTATTGTGCCAAGTGTGCCACCTATCCAACGACTCACACACCCAGGTATACAAGTCAACCCTATGTTCAAGCTCTTATTCAGCAACTTCATGCAGTATCCATGTATCTTTGGTAACGCCTTATCCTTTGTAGGTATAGCATTAATATAAAGGTTGCTGATGATACCGATACGGCTTCATTCCTTCTTTATGACAAGGAAGCGGCCAAATATCTTGGAATCTCTGCCTCTGACCTCAGGCTTGCACAACTAACTAGGGTAATGTTTAAAATATGCATACAGAGTTATGTATATGTAAAGACATGCTATTCCTTTTACAAATATTGTTACACAATTATTTAATTAACCTATAAACCAAAATCAGGGTGGAGTAAATGAGGAATACCCAATAGAGCTGAATTCCTTTAGGGGTAAGAAATTCCTATTCAAGGTTTCTGTCAAGATGGAAGATCTAAATTCTTTTCAGCCTTGCAAGGTCATTGTGATGAAGATGACTGATGAGATATCGCTTATAACAAAATTTTTAGGAAAGCATGATATATACCAGGTGACTTATTTGATGACTTATTTGATTATGGTAAACCTTTGTGATATTCCTATTTATACGTCTGACTTGGTGCAGCAAAACCTTGCACTGGAACACTCAGAACTGTTGAACATGCAAACTGCTTCCACCGACACGCCAAAGGTAACTATCAAACGGTGAAAATCGTTAAGTTGAGCATTAAGTAGTGATATTTAGTTAAAAATGCAGGGCACGGGTTCTCCTTCTGTTGAGGCGTTGGTGGAAAACTCTAAGGATGCTTTCTCAACCCCCAAGAGAAACATTATTAGTGGTGGATGCTCTAAGCAACTCATTGATCTTTATCCAGACTCTGCTAATGGATCATCATCGAAGTGTAGAAAGCTCGAAGATGGCATTCTCGGAGTTGATAGAGTCTACCAAGATTAGTCTGGATAGATTCTCAAGCAAAATATATGTTGGACGAATGATCAAGCTCAAGTACCATACTATATTTCTCAGTATCAATGTTGCGTATAATCATGGTTTCGTGTTGTGTCCTTTAGTGAAgtgatgatgttattttttttttcctataGCTATGTCATCCAATAACGCATGGTCTAATGCTAGCAAACCATGCGAGTCATTGTGTGCATGTAATGCTTATTATGTATGTCGAGCAAAAGCAATATCTATGATATGCGCTTGCTTCTTATGTTTGGTTCCTTTAATCCAATCGTAGTGTGTTTGTTTAATAATTGCATCCTACTATCTAAATTGAAATTAGTATCTAACTTAATACTTATGATAGATAATTTGGATAATGATTCACTGCCTGGAAGATGTGCCCAAGCATTTTCTAATCATTTTCAGATCCATTAATAAAGGTTaccttttttatcattttataatATACATTCCTTATGCGGTTGTCTTTAGAATTGTATAGTTTATCCCTTTATACCAATTAGTGTAACAGTGATTATAGCATCTATATGAGACAAACTTTATGCGTGTCAACAAATGAACTAGCACTCTAGACGGGAGACCTAAGGACAGGATATGAGCTCTTATATACCCATATATacattttttcattttcaaatttttaatttctaaatcaatatAAAAGCTATCATTTATTGTTTACTAAGATTACacatatttacttttcttactactGGCTTCAGGGCATGATGTGTGGCACCTcctttatttgatttatttgattatttgatttttttgaaatcatTACTTCCCTATATCCCTATTGAATATTTCTTCCCCATCAGAGCACAGCTGTCCTTTGTGCATGATCTCTCCTTCCTATGAGCGGTACTTTATGTACATCTGTTCACACTATTCCAATATAAAATATGTAAACTGGCTTCATGTACCTGTCTTCTTCTTTGGAAAGTTAATATATATTTACAACTATCCTATTCAAACATCAAACCTGCATTTTTTTTAGCCTGGACAGACATTGCTGGTTACTTTGTAAGGGCTAATAGAATAGTCATAAGCTATCACAACACTTCCATACATATTTCTACCTCCACTATTACAAACCATGGAGGAGAGTAGGCTCATTCCTGTGGACTTTGATGAGGATCGTATATTTTATCTTCATGTTGATCCCCAAGCTGTAAGTCTTATTTATTCACCCCTTGAGCCATAAATGGTTTCcaaaatattcatatatattttcTCTTCGTTTTTTGAAAAACAAGATACTTATGATTATGTTAATCTATATTTTCAGGTTACACATGAGTTACCCTCCCTATTTTATAGGAAGTATAGGAACTTCTTCGAGATAGGATGATTGTAATAGACATGAATGACAATCAAATTGAGCTATCATTGAGCAGAGGGTTTTCTACTGGCTACATACTCCATGGATTTCATAATTTGGTCACATGTTATGGACTCAGCCATGGTGGCTGGATGAAGTTACTGTACGTTGGGGAGGACATATTTGTTGTTATGAAGGTGAAGGACAGCTTCATGATGCAGAGAGATTTCTCATATCCAACTTCTAATGTTTTGCACAAAAATAAACCACCAGCCAATCCCCTTTCTGCCCAACAAATGCCACGAGTTTCGACTCCTTCAGATTTGGTTCGTTCGAACTATGCAGATATGCCAGTTCTAGAAGTTAATTTGCAAAATAGCTTTGTACAACAAACTCTACATAATCCCATTGCCACAATACCTTCCCCTACTTCTAACGGGAACACCTCCGAGGTGAGAACTGCCTATAAGAAAGATCTTCAGCTCACAGGCTTCCAGGGACAGGATGGTTTCCTTAGTGCTTCTCCGCTGTCTAAGACTTTTCTTCACAAAGACCTGGACCGCTCCGCTGCGAGCGCGTCACATACCATGCCTAACAAATGCAACAAATTTGGCCAGGATCCAGCCCAAGTTTCCCCACAGGCATCCCCATACTGCAACGGTACCATCAATCATGTTTGTTCCATTACTAAAGTCCAAACTCACGTCCCCAAAAAAGCCGAACCGAACCAGTCCACTACACCGTTAACCACTGCTGGCCCCGACtcaaacattcaaggacctcaTGTCTATCGTTTCCTCAAGCTTCTCACTTCCAACCAAGTTAACAACAGTTCCGTGGTAATCATCCTAAACTTTTTTACTTTCGTGCATTGCTATACCTCATCCAACAATTTCTAACaagttgtttaattttttttaatttccgtGGTCCTCAATTGCAAGATCATTCCCCTTAGATTTGCTGAGAGTGCATTTCCTAGCAGACACAACCATGTCAAGGTGATTATGGACAATGGCTCTTGCTACCGCATGGGGTTGAGGTGGAGCAAAAAAAAGAAAGCTGGGTTGTATCTTACGCGTGGTTGGAAGCTATTTGCTAAATACAATGGATTGAAATCCGGTACTGTTTTGCAGTTTTCCATTTTTACAAATGACGAGACGACGATGCATGTAAAGATCCTTAAGATGTGAAAAATGGTAAGATGTGAAAAATGGTAACATTAGTTTGGGTTTCAGCCAGTGAGTAGTCATCTATTTCAGTTAGCTTTAATTTTGTCATTTATATTTAATTCCAAGGCCAGTGTTATAGCCAACCTGTGATTTCAGTACTTTGTTTCATTAGAATGCAAGTTTTTTTTGGTTCATGTTCTTGGTTGTGCACACGTGTTTAATTCCATCTAATCTAATATCTAAGTCATGTTGAACTTTATTTACTTCATTGTTCCAACATAAATGTCGGCTTTTCCTTAAAGGCTAACTAATTCAATGTTGCTGATCTATGGAATGAATGTTTTGCTGCATAAATAACAACTTTGTATACCAAAAATATCAATCTGGCTCAATCTGTGACAATTCACACCTACTATggaacaaatatgcaaatgagtCCACAGTGTTTCGCCCTATAAACAGTCTAAATTTTATATCTGCTTCCATATTCGAAGACTGCAACTTAACGTTGTTATGCTTATCATGTGGATGAGAAATAAAAACAGGATCCTTTGTTTGATTCTCCTTATAATAATAACAGTGAATCATTACAACGAATCAACGGCTTAAGTTCTTTTAATTAAATGCTGTGGTCACAATTGCATAAGGAATTATCACATGCCCTTGCAAGGAGTGTTACTTTTCAATATATAATTCCAAAAGTTAATAACTTATAGCCCAAGAGGAAATCCATTCATATGCAGGGTAGTTAACCAATGattcatatatattaaaatacacttCTCTACATACACCGTGTGGGTCCTCCCAATTACTATATGAGATCAAACCCATTGAAAAAATTTGAACCCAAAAGTATAGTACATAATAGATAATCTGCTTAAAATAATTGTGTGGCAAAATGTTAATTAATAATGGCATTGTAGTCTATGAACCTAATCGTAACACAAGATTGATTAAGTGGCTTCGTGGGGCTCTACTCAATCCCATCATAGTTATTCTGATACAATGTATTTACTCAAACCATGAAACCAATGAGAGTATGCAAGCCTTTACTCTATCATAatccattatttttattataattcagAACCCGCCGCTTGATACCTCTTAGCAGGTTGTCAACCAGTTGTCACGATTTGTCTTCGACTACACCCATCACCTGCTCTAACATCAGTTTCGTAACCACAGTAACACACTTCATTTACAAAATCAATCCTTTATAAGATCATGTTCAGACGCAGCTTGAACACTCAACCGCAAAATTAGGATTGAGTCATTACCAAGGCCTTAGGGATGGTCATTCTGGCACAAATTCCAAGTTGACTTTTATAGAGTTGCCCATACTTCACAGTTTGAGTAGTGACAACTTATCAACAGAGTAGACTAATGATGATATCTAAAACTATCTATCCCTATTTTGGCCACATGTCCCTATAATGAGTTTTTAAACAACCTAAATTCCCTTATTACTTATTACTTAATTACTTAATTAGCATATAAAATAAGTAGATAGAACTTATCCAGATTACCTAAGTTGAAATATCTCTCATCATCTGTAAATCACTTATAAAAAGTATAATAACTACATACATGGCTAAGGATAACTAAATATATATTGCACTCAATACACCTTTTTCTCATTCCTGTTGCATTCTATATTACGGTGGGGTCTCTCTATTAATTCATAGAGATGCTATTCAGTATGAAGCAAAGTATTTTTTACTCCTTCTATATACTACTTTAACTCTCCCAAAACACATGTATGAAAGTACCTCATTTACTTCTCTAGGTTCGATTCATTACTGAAGAAAGTTCTTTTTAGTTCTTACAATGAGCAACGATCACAAAGCCTCTAACATTGATGAAGAATGTCGTGTCTTTTACCTCACAGTTGATCCTTTTGCGGTATGAAATGCATctattattgttgaaatttttttatgtctCCAATGcatctattattttttaaaacttgcCTGAGACTTAGCTGCTGACACTAATGCCATACATCGTGCCattcttttccattttttattaatcaatctGCATCTATGTTCATTTGCTATAGAAAATGCATTCTATCCCTAGCCTATTCTATAGAAAATACAACCATTTCTTGGAAGACAAGATGCGAGTTGTAGACACCAATCGGAACCAAATTATCCTCAGGATAGCTAAGGGATACAACACTGCCTATATTATGGAAGGCTTACACTTCTTGGTCCAACTTTATGGCCTCAAACAAGGGGGAACCATCAAGCTCCGCTACCTTTTCAGGGACATCTTTTATGTCATTAAGGTTAGGGATGATAAGATGGCAAGCCTCCCAATTCTGTACCACTATATGAAGGGTCGTTTAGATGACAATTTCTCACATAAGGGCAAACAGGTTATTCAAACTGACCCTTTATTTGATGAGGTTGAGCGATTCCACTATGGATCGTACAAagtaaacaagaagaagaagaagaactctgCTAAAGTCACCAGCAGGCAGACGAACAAGAAGGACCGTTACCGTGAGCATGCAGTGCCTGTTAAAGGAAAAACTTTCTTTAAAAGGACAAGCAATACTAAAGCTCGTGATGTTGCTTTAGAGATTCCAAAACACAAGCTCATTGCAAAGCATTTAGATATTGATCTGAATGTTGTCCCACCCGTTGATGAAGAGGACGTCAATATGCAGGAACCAAGTATGGGAAATAACAACCATCTCGATCACCACATTGACAAACCCACTGATCTGAGCAGAGCTCTCACTACCGTGCCCGCTCAATTTCATGAATTCATGCCATCTGATCCAGTTGGACAGTTAGTGGATTGCCATGGATGTCCTTTTGATTTTCCTGGCTTCAATGCTGGACCATTCAGCTTATACTTTCCAAACAACTTCAGCATCAACGCACCTTATTATTCTTTTGTACGCGAGTTAACCAAACACGACATACAGTGCTCCTACTTGGTAATTACATTCTACGcagattaaatatataaattcactcAAGTTCTAGATGATTATATTATTTGACATAGCTATGCTAACATTTGGCTTTTTGTTTGTTCAGAATGTTCCTACTAATTTTGCAATGCATGCCTTTCCATCTAGATTTTATCATGTTTGTTTACTCCAGCACGGCGGGTTTCAATACCACATGGGACTCCGCTGGAAGATGACACCTGTGTTCATCCAAGTGGATCTTAATACAGGGTGGAGAGGTTTCGTAAGGAATAACTTATTAAGGATTGGCAGTGTTCTGAGATTCATTGCATGTCCCTTGAATGAATCTTTCATGTATGTTGAAATCTGGAAATGTTGATGCAGTAGGTACCACATTAGTTTTGGTTAGTTATTACCCCTTTTGGTCTTATACCTATATCACCTATGATTTCCTTTTGGGTTGAGTCACTCTTTGAACCATTATTGATAGATGTTCTCATATAGTTGGACCGGCACAATATCAACAGTCAACAATTAGGTGAAATGAGAACTATGAAGTGGTTCATGTAGTTACTTTTCATGATCATGTTCTGACTCCATGTGATGTAGTTATTATGTATGAAGTTTATGTGCCTTTCAATGTAAAGGAACAAGCAATATTTTTAGATTGAAAACGCTAATTGCATCAATCGTTTCTATTTCTAATATTTGTTCTTTGTATTTACTTCTCTTGATGATGCATTACATCATTTATCATGATACAATAAAGACAAGCACATGCATTGCATATGATGCATATAATATAAATTCAATAGATGACACTACATGTGCTAAGTGCACATTAACTCATAACAAGATCATAGCAT
Coding sequences within it:
- the LOC112802011 gene encoding uncharacterized protein → MIVIDMNDNQIELSLSRGFSTGYILHGFHNLVTCYGLSHGGWMKLLYVGEDIFVVMKVKDSFMMQRDFSYPTSNVLHKNKPPANPLSAQQMPRVSTPSDLVRSNYADMPVLEVNLQNSFVQQTLHNPIATIPSPTSNGNTSEVRTAYKKDLQLTGFQGQDGFLSASPLSKTFLHKDLDRSAASASHTMPNKCNKFGQDPAQVSPQASPYCNGTINHVCSITKVQTHVPKKAEPNQSTTPLTTAGPDSNIQGPHVYRFLKLLTSNQVNNSSVIIPLRFAESAFPSRHNHVKVIMDNGSCYRMGLRWSKKKKAGLYLTRGWKLFAKYNGLKSGTVLQFSIFTNDETTMHVKILKM